In Epinephelus lanceolatus isolate andai-2023 chromosome 13, ASM4190304v1, whole genome shotgun sequence, the following are encoded in one genomic region:
- the LOC144466536 gene encoding uncharacterized protein LOC144466536: protein MAKILQRKLLLQHCCQLQSNPKMEGGLIKDSLKEILTRHRPPHQEKSSTFIERRPVSGHHNPNPQTQTSALEDLTAVTCHQINKLSAVAAVKQQCRPVPRSQQLTC, encoded by the exons atggccAAGattctgcagagaaagttgctattgcAGCACTGCTGCcaactgcaaagcaacccaaaaatgGAAGGTGGACTCATCAAGGACAGTCTAAAAGAGATTCTGACA CGCCACAGACCACCTCACCAGGAGAAGAGCAGCACCTTCATAGAAAGACGTCCAGTCAGCGGCCATCACAACCCGAATCCCCAAACCCAAACCTCAGCTCTAGAGGACCTGACAGCTGTGACATGCCACCAGATCAACAAACTCTCTGCTGTTGCTGCCGTCAAACAG CAATGTCGCCCTGTTCCAAGATCTCAGCAACTCACCTG